A stretch of the Meles meles chromosome 19, mMelMel3.1 paternal haplotype, whole genome shotgun sequence genome encodes the following:
- the SYNE4 gene encoding nesprin-4 isoform X2 — translation MALPPPLGPRPPSEPLNHPPGAPRELDIAGFTLCPTSEERLRPDQAQKLGQDSSDPPQHLQGGLGDTEPAAGPLRLPMPTSSEDAAGGKHCEHLGSGQEVLEAEQDSLALCLLGLGLRLRDLERGLGPWASAQSRMGQLQALQADLCGAAERIDALLAFGEGLAQRSEPQARASLEQVLRALKAHRGSIFRRLWWLQAQLVSSSLVFEEASPLDQDLEVQGDLDGPGPGGVWGPWAPSSYPSPAELEWDPAGDVGGLRPLWQKTAWIPGAPCELCGHRGPQGRGQGLEFSQGPQTSVSPQDILMSGFSHWKHLAGQRRRSLLRKSQDKKRASPSLQGVMLESPSSCIRALADLPPPPPLPSPGGCHVAPATIRGVLLLFCPTGWDTLPGAQLCQWSSSNLST, via the exons atggCCCTGCCTCCACCTCTGGGCCCTAGACCCCCCTCAGAGCCCCTCAACCACCCCCCTGGAGCCCCCAGGGAATTGGACATTGCTGGATTCACCCTCTGCCCCACTTCTGAGGAGAGACTCAG ACCAGACCAGGCCCAGAAACTGGGGCAAGACTCCTCAGACCCTCCCCAACACCTCCAGGGTGGGTTGGGGGACACTGAACCTGCTGCTGGTCCCCTCAGATTGCCAATGCCCACTTCCAGTGAGGACGCAGCGGGTGGCAAACACTGTGAG CACCTCGGCTCTGGCCAGGAGGTATTGGAGGCTGAGCAGGACAGTCTAGCCCTatgccttttggggctgggcctccggCTACGGGACCTAGAGCGAGGCCTGGGGCCCTGGGCATCAGCCCAGAGCAGGATGGGCCAGCTGCAG GCCCTCCAGGCAGACCTGTGTGGGGCAGCTGAGCGCATAGATGCCCTCCTGGCGTTTGGTGAGGGGCTGGCACAGCGGAGTGAACCTCAGGCCCGGGCATCCCTGGAGCAGGTCCTGAGAGCCCTCAAAGCCCACCGAGGCAGCATCTTTCGGCGACTGTGGTGGCTGCAGGCCCAGCTGGTCAGCTCTAGCCTG GTATTTGAGGAGGCCAGCCCACTGGATCAGGACTTGGAAGTCCAGGGGGACTTGGACGGGCCAGGACCTGGTGGGGTCTGGGGGCCCTGGGCACCCAGTAGCTACCCCAGTCCTGCAGAGTTGGAGTGGGACCCGGCAGGGGATGTTGGAGGCCTCAGGCCCTTGTGGCAAAAGACAGCCTGGATACCAGGAGCTCCCTGTGAGCTGTGTGGtcacagaggcccccagggcaggggaCAAGGCCTTGAG TTCTCCCAAGGAccccaaacctcagtttccccacaagACATCCTCATGTCAGGCTTCAGCCACTGGAAACACTTGGCAGGTCAACGAAGACGTTCCCTGCTCCGGAAGTCTCAG GACAAGAAGCGAGCATCTCCCAGTCTCCAGGGCGTGATGTTGGAG AGCCCCTCCTCCTGCATCCGGGCACTCGCtgatcttcctcctcctcctcctcttccttctcctggtGGGTGCCACGTTGCTCCTGCCACCATCAGGGGGGTCCTGCTGCTCTTCTGCCCGACTGGCTGGGACACCTTACCTGGTGCTCAGCTATGTCAATGGTCCTCCTCCAATCTGAGTACGTAG
- the SYNE4 gene encoding nesprin-4 isoform X4 encodes MALPPPLGPRPPSEPLNHPPGAPRELDIAGFTLCPTSEERLRPDQAQKLGQDSSDPPQHLQGGLGDTEPAAGPLRLPMPTSSEDAAGGKHCEALQADLCGAAERIDALLAFGEGLAQRSEPQARASLEQVLRALKAHRGSIFRRLWWLQAQLVSSSLVFEEASPLDQDLEVQGDLDGPGPGGVWGPWAPSSYPSPAELEWDPAGDVGGLRPLWQKTAWIPGAPCELCGHRGPQGRGQGLEFSQGPQTSVSPQDILMSGFSHWKHLAGQRRRSLLRKSQDKKRASPSLQGVMLEVDPGAPPPASGHSLIFLLLLLFLLLVGATLLLPPSGGSCCSSARLAGTPYLVLSYVNGPPPI; translated from the exons atggCCCTGCCTCCACCTCTGGGCCCTAGACCCCCCTCAGAGCCCCTCAACCACCCCCCTGGAGCCCCCAGGGAATTGGACATTGCTGGATTCACCCTCTGCCCCACTTCTGAGGAGAGACTCAG ACCAGACCAGGCCCAGAAACTGGGGCAAGACTCCTCAGACCCTCCCCAACACCTCCAGGGTGGGTTGGGGGACACTGAACCTGCTGCTGGTCCCCTCAGATTGCCAATGCCCACTTCCAGTGAGGACGCAGCGGGTGGCAAACACTGTGAG GCCCTCCAGGCAGACCTGTGTGGGGCAGCTGAGCGCATAGATGCCCTCCTGGCGTTTGGTGAGGGGCTGGCACAGCGGAGTGAACCTCAGGCCCGGGCATCCCTGGAGCAGGTCCTGAGAGCCCTCAAAGCCCACCGAGGCAGCATCTTTCGGCGACTGTGGTGGCTGCAGGCCCAGCTGGTCAGCTCTAGCCTG GTATTTGAGGAGGCCAGCCCACTGGATCAGGACTTGGAAGTCCAGGGGGACTTGGACGGGCCAGGACCTGGTGGGGTCTGGGGGCCCTGGGCACCCAGTAGCTACCCCAGTCCTGCAGAGTTGGAGTGGGACCCGGCAGGGGATGTTGGAGGCCTCAGGCCCTTGTGGCAAAAGACAGCCTGGATACCAGGAGCTCCCTGTGAGCTGTGTGGtcacagaggcccccagggcaggggaCAAGGCCTTGAG TTCTCCCAAGGAccccaaacctcagtttccccacaagACATCCTCATGTCAGGCTTCAGCCACTGGAAACACTTGGCAGGTCAACGAAGACGTTCCCTGCTCCGGAAGTCTCAG GACAAGAAGCGAGCATCTCCCAGTCTCCAGGGCGTGATGTTGGAGGTAGACCCTGG AGCCCCTCCTCCTGCATCCGGGCACTCGCtgatcttcctcctcctcctcctcttccttctcctggtGGGTGCCACGTTGCTCCTGCCACCATCAGGGGGGTCCTGCTGCTCTTCTGCCCGACTGGCTGGGACACCTTACCTGGTGCTCAGCTATGTCAATGGTCCTCCTCCAATCTGA
- the SYNE4 gene encoding nesprin-4 isoform X3, with protein sequence MALPPPLGPRPPSEPLNHPPGAPRELDIAGFTLCPTSEERLRLPMPTSSEDAAGGKHCEHLGSGQEVLEAEQDSLALCLLGLGLRLRDLERGLGPWASAQSRMGQLQALQADLCGAAERIDALLAFGEGLAQRSEPQARASLEQVLRALKAHRGSIFRRLWWLQAQLVSSSLVFEEASPLDQDLEVQGDLDGPGPGGVWGPWAPSSYPSPAELEWDPAGDVGGLRPLWQKTAWIPGAPCELCGHRGPQGRGQGLEFSQGPQTSVSPQDILMSGFSHWKHLAGQRRRSLLRKSQDKKRASPSLQGVMLEVDPGAPPPASGHSLIFLLLLLFLLLVGATLLLPPSGGSCCSSARLAGTPYLVLSYVNGPPPI encoded by the exons atggCCCTGCCTCCACCTCTGGGCCCTAGACCCCCCTCAGAGCCCCTCAACCACCCCCCTGGAGCCCCCAGGGAATTGGACATTGCTGGATTCACCCTCTGCCCCACTTCTGAGGAGAGACTCAG ATTGCCAATGCCCACTTCCAGTGAGGACGCAGCGGGTGGCAAACACTGTGAG CACCTCGGCTCTGGCCAGGAGGTATTGGAGGCTGAGCAGGACAGTCTAGCCCTatgccttttggggctgggcctccggCTACGGGACCTAGAGCGAGGCCTGGGGCCCTGGGCATCAGCCCAGAGCAGGATGGGCCAGCTGCAG GCCCTCCAGGCAGACCTGTGTGGGGCAGCTGAGCGCATAGATGCCCTCCTGGCGTTTGGTGAGGGGCTGGCACAGCGGAGTGAACCTCAGGCCCGGGCATCCCTGGAGCAGGTCCTGAGAGCCCTCAAAGCCCACCGAGGCAGCATCTTTCGGCGACTGTGGTGGCTGCAGGCCCAGCTGGTCAGCTCTAGCCTG GTATTTGAGGAGGCCAGCCCACTGGATCAGGACTTGGAAGTCCAGGGGGACTTGGACGGGCCAGGACCTGGTGGGGTCTGGGGGCCCTGGGCACCCAGTAGCTACCCCAGTCCTGCAGAGTTGGAGTGGGACCCGGCAGGGGATGTTGGAGGCCTCAGGCCCTTGTGGCAAAAGACAGCCTGGATACCAGGAGCTCCCTGTGAGCTGTGTGGtcacagaggcccccagggcaggggaCAAGGCCTTGAG TTCTCCCAAGGAccccaaacctcagtttccccacaagACATCCTCATGTCAGGCTTCAGCCACTGGAAACACTTGGCAGGTCAACGAAGACGTTCCCTGCTCCGGAAGTCTCAG GACAAGAAGCGAGCATCTCCCAGTCTCCAGGGCGTGATGTTGGAGGTAGACCCTGG AGCCCCTCCTCCTGCATCCGGGCACTCGCtgatcttcctcctcctcctcctcttccttctcctggtGGGTGCCACGTTGCTCCTGCCACCATCAGGGGGGTCCTGCTGCTCTTCTGCCCGACTGGCTGGGACACCTTACCTGGTGCTCAGCTATGTCAATGGTCCTCCTCCAATCTGA
- the SYNE4 gene encoding nesprin-4 isoform X6: MALPPPLGPRPPSEPLNHPPGAPRELDIAGFTLCPTSEERLRPDQAQKLGQDSSDPPQHLQGGLGDTEPAAGPLRLPMPTSSEDAAGGKHCEHLGSGQEVLEAEQDSLALCLLGLGLRLRDLERGLGPWASAQSRMGQLQALQADLCGAAERIDALLAFGEGLAQRSEPQARASLEQVLRALKAHRGSIFRRLWWLQAQLVSSSLFSQGPQTSVSPQDILMSGFSHWKHLAGQRRRSLLRKSQDKKRASPSLQGVMLEVDPGAPPPASGHSLIFLLLLLFLLLVGATLLLPPSGGSCCSSARLAGTPYLVLSYVNGPPPI, encoded by the exons atggCCCTGCCTCCACCTCTGGGCCCTAGACCCCCCTCAGAGCCCCTCAACCACCCCCCTGGAGCCCCCAGGGAATTGGACATTGCTGGATTCACCCTCTGCCCCACTTCTGAGGAGAGACTCAG ACCAGACCAGGCCCAGAAACTGGGGCAAGACTCCTCAGACCCTCCCCAACACCTCCAGGGTGGGTTGGGGGACACTGAACCTGCTGCTGGTCCCCTCAGATTGCCAATGCCCACTTCCAGTGAGGACGCAGCGGGTGGCAAACACTGTGAG CACCTCGGCTCTGGCCAGGAGGTATTGGAGGCTGAGCAGGACAGTCTAGCCCTatgccttttggggctgggcctccggCTACGGGACCTAGAGCGAGGCCTGGGGCCCTGGGCATCAGCCCAGAGCAGGATGGGCCAGCTGCAG GCCCTCCAGGCAGACCTGTGTGGGGCAGCTGAGCGCATAGATGCCCTCCTGGCGTTTGGTGAGGGGCTGGCACAGCGGAGTGAACCTCAGGCCCGGGCATCCCTGGAGCAGGTCCTGAGAGCCCTCAAAGCCCACCGAGGCAGCATCTTTCGGCGACTGTGGTGGCTGCAGGCCCAGCTGGTCAGCTCTAGCCTG TTCTCCCAAGGAccccaaacctcagtttccccacaagACATCCTCATGTCAGGCTTCAGCCACTGGAAACACTTGGCAGGTCAACGAAGACGTTCCCTGCTCCGGAAGTCTCAG GACAAGAAGCGAGCATCTCCCAGTCTCCAGGGCGTGATGTTGGAGGTAGACCCTGG AGCCCCTCCTCCTGCATCCGGGCACTCGCtgatcttcctcctcctcctcctcttccttctcctggtGGGTGCCACGTTGCTCCTGCCACCATCAGGGGGGTCCTGCTGCTCTTCTGCCCGACTGGCTGGGACACCTTACCTGGTGCTCAGCTATGTCAATGGTCCTCCTCCAATCTGA
- the SYNE4 gene encoding nesprin-4 isoform X1 — translation MALPPPLGPRPPSEPLNHPPGAPRELDIAGFTLCPTSEERLRPDQAQKLGQDSSDPPQHLQGGLGDTEPAAGPLRLPMPTSSEDAAGGKHCEHLGSGQEVLEAEQDSLALCLLGLGLRLRDLERGLGPWASAQSRMGQLQALQADLCGAAERIDALLAFGEGLAQRSEPQARASLEQVLRALKAHRGSIFRRLWWLQAQLVSSSLVFEEASPLDQDLEVQGDLDGPGPGGVWGPWAPSSYPSPAELEWDPAGDVGGLRPLWQKTAWIPGAPCELCGHRGPQGRGQGLEFSQGPQTSVSPQDILMSGFSHWKHLAGQRRRSLLRKSQDKKRASPSLQGVMLEVDPGAPPPASGHSLIFLLLLLFLLLVGATLLLPPSGGSCCSSARLAGTPYLVLSYVNGPPPI, via the exons atggCCCTGCCTCCACCTCTGGGCCCTAGACCCCCCTCAGAGCCCCTCAACCACCCCCCTGGAGCCCCCAGGGAATTGGACATTGCTGGATTCACCCTCTGCCCCACTTCTGAGGAGAGACTCAG ACCAGACCAGGCCCAGAAACTGGGGCAAGACTCCTCAGACCCTCCCCAACACCTCCAGGGTGGGTTGGGGGACACTGAACCTGCTGCTGGTCCCCTCAGATTGCCAATGCCCACTTCCAGTGAGGACGCAGCGGGTGGCAAACACTGTGAG CACCTCGGCTCTGGCCAGGAGGTATTGGAGGCTGAGCAGGACAGTCTAGCCCTatgccttttggggctgggcctccggCTACGGGACCTAGAGCGAGGCCTGGGGCCCTGGGCATCAGCCCAGAGCAGGATGGGCCAGCTGCAG GCCCTCCAGGCAGACCTGTGTGGGGCAGCTGAGCGCATAGATGCCCTCCTGGCGTTTGGTGAGGGGCTGGCACAGCGGAGTGAACCTCAGGCCCGGGCATCCCTGGAGCAGGTCCTGAGAGCCCTCAAAGCCCACCGAGGCAGCATCTTTCGGCGACTGTGGTGGCTGCAGGCCCAGCTGGTCAGCTCTAGCCTG GTATTTGAGGAGGCCAGCCCACTGGATCAGGACTTGGAAGTCCAGGGGGACTTGGACGGGCCAGGACCTGGTGGGGTCTGGGGGCCCTGGGCACCCAGTAGCTACCCCAGTCCTGCAGAGTTGGAGTGGGACCCGGCAGGGGATGTTGGAGGCCTCAGGCCCTTGTGGCAAAAGACAGCCTGGATACCAGGAGCTCCCTGTGAGCTGTGTGGtcacagaggcccccagggcaggggaCAAGGCCTTGAG TTCTCCCAAGGAccccaaacctcagtttccccacaagACATCCTCATGTCAGGCTTCAGCCACTGGAAACACTTGGCAGGTCAACGAAGACGTTCCCTGCTCCGGAAGTCTCAG GACAAGAAGCGAGCATCTCCCAGTCTCCAGGGCGTGATGTTGGAGGTAGACCCTGG AGCCCCTCCTCCTGCATCCGGGCACTCGCtgatcttcctcctcctcctcctcttccttctcctggtGGGTGCCACGTTGCTCCTGCCACCATCAGGGGGGTCCTGCTGCTCTTCTGCCCGACTGGCTGGGACACCTTACCTGGTGCTCAGCTATGTCAATGGTCCTCCTCCAATCTGA
- the SYNE4 gene encoding nesprin-4 isoform X5: protein MALPPPLGPRPPSEPLNHPPGAPRELDIAGFTLCPTSEERLRPDQAQKLGQDSSDPPQHLQGGLGDTEPAAGPLRLPMPTSSEDAAGGKHCEHLGSGQEVLEAEQDSLALCLLGLGLRLRDLERGLGPWASAQSRMGQLQALQADLCGAAERIDALLAFGEGLAQRSEPQARASLEQVLRALKAHRGSIFRRLWWLQAQLVSSSLVWPALAAPAQFSQGPQTSVSPQDILMSGFSHWKHLAGQRRRSLLRKSQDKKRASPSLQGVMLEVDPGAPPPASGHSLIFLLLLLFLLLVGATLLLPPSGGSCCSSARLAGTPYLVLSYVNGPPPI from the exons atggCCCTGCCTCCACCTCTGGGCCCTAGACCCCCCTCAGAGCCCCTCAACCACCCCCCTGGAGCCCCCAGGGAATTGGACATTGCTGGATTCACCCTCTGCCCCACTTCTGAGGAGAGACTCAG ACCAGACCAGGCCCAGAAACTGGGGCAAGACTCCTCAGACCCTCCCCAACACCTCCAGGGTGGGTTGGGGGACACTGAACCTGCTGCTGGTCCCCTCAGATTGCCAATGCCCACTTCCAGTGAGGACGCAGCGGGTGGCAAACACTGTGAG CACCTCGGCTCTGGCCAGGAGGTATTGGAGGCTGAGCAGGACAGTCTAGCCCTatgccttttggggctgggcctccggCTACGGGACCTAGAGCGAGGCCTGGGGCCCTGGGCATCAGCCCAGAGCAGGATGGGCCAGCTGCAG GCCCTCCAGGCAGACCTGTGTGGGGCAGCTGAGCGCATAGATGCCCTCCTGGCGTTTGGTGAGGGGCTGGCACAGCGGAGTGAACCTCAGGCCCGGGCATCCCTGGAGCAGGTCCTGAGAGCCCTCAAAGCCCACCGAGGCAGCATCTTTCGGCGACTGTGGTGGCTGCAGGCCCAGCTGGTCAGCTCTAGCCTGGTATGGCCCGCCCTGGCAGCCCCCGCCCAG TTCTCCCAAGGAccccaaacctcagtttccccacaagACATCCTCATGTCAGGCTTCAGCCACTGGAAACACTTGGCAGGTCAACGAAGACGTTCCCTGCTCCGGAAGTCTCAG GACAAGAAGCGAGCATCTCCCAGTCTCCAGGGCGTGATGTTGGAGGTAGACCCTGG AGCCCCTCCTCCTGCATCCGGGCACTCGCtgatcttcctcctcctcctcctcttccttctcctggtGGGTGCCACGTTGCTCCTGCCACCATCAGGGGGGTCCTGCTGCTCTTCTGCCCGACTGGCTGGGACACCTTACCTGGTGCTCAGCTATGTCAATGGTCCTCCTCCAATCTGA
- the ALKBH6 gene encoding alpha-ketoglutarate-dependent dioxygenase alkB homolog 6 isoform X3 — MELVSMEDEDARVPALEPFRVEQAPPVIYYVPDFISKEEEEYLLRQVFNAPKPKWTQLSGRKLQNWGPHCPLPGGLPHPRGMVPERLPLWLQRYVDKVSDLSLFGGLPANHVLVNQYLPGEGIMPHEDGPLYYPTVSTISLGSHTMLDLYEPRQPKDDDLAEQPLSPPRPATSLLLEPRSLLVLRGTAYTRLLHGIAAARVDALDAASLPPNAAACPSAQPGASLVRGTRVSLTIRRVPRVLRTGLLLSK, encoded by the exons ATGGAGTTGGTGTCGATGGAGGATGAGGACGCCAGGGTCCCAGCCCTGGAACCATTCAGGGTGGAGCAG GCACCACCTGTAATCTACTATGTCCCTGACTTCATCTCCAAGGAAGAGGAAGAGTATTTGCTTCGACAG GTCTTCAATGCCCCAAAGCCAAAGTGGACCCAGCTCTCTGGGAGGAAGTTACAGAACTGGG GACCCCATTGCCCTCTCCCAGGTGGGCTCCCCCATCCCCGGGGGATGGTTCCTGAGCGGCTGCCTCTGTGGCTCCAGCGCTACGTGGACAAAGTATCTGACCTCAGCCTTTTTGGGGGTCTCCCAGCCAACCACGTCCTTGTGAACCAGTATCTGCCTGGGGAGGGCATCATG CCCCACGAGGACGGGCCACTCTACTACCCGACCGTCAGCACCATCAGCCTGGGCTCCCACACCATGCTGGACCTCTACGAGCCGCGGCAGCCAAAGGATGATGACCTTGCAGAGCAG CCCCTCTCCCCGCCTCGGCCAGCCACCTCGCTGCTGCTGGAACCGCGCAGCCTGCTGGTGCTCCGTGGCACCGCCTATACGCGCCTCCTCCACGGTATCGCAGCTGCCCGCGTAGACGCGCTGGACGCCGCCTCCCTGCCGCCCAACGCTGCCGCCTGCCCGTCAGCGCAGCCCGGAGCCAGCCTGGTCCGCGGCACGCGCGTCTCGCTGACCATCCGCCGCGTGCCCCGCGTGCTGCGCACCGGCCTCCTACTGAGCAAGTGA
- the ALKBH6 gene encoding alpha-ketoglutarate-dependent dioxygenase alkB homolog 6 isoform X1: MMRIRVLETKTGCMELVSMEDEDARVPALEPFRVEQAPPVIYYVPDFISKEEEEYLLRQVFNAPKPKWTQLSGRKLQNWGPHCPLPGGLPHPRGMVPERLPLWLQRYVDKVSDLSLFGGLPANHVLVNQYLPGEGIMPHEDGPLYYPTVSTISLGSHTMLDLYEPRQPKDDDLAEQPLSPPRPATSLLLEPRSLLVLRGTAYTRLLHGIAAARVDALDAASLPPNAAACPSAQPGASLVRGTRVSLTIRRVPRVLRTGLLLSK, from the exons ATGATGAGAATTCGGGTTTTAGAAACCAA gacTGGGTGCATGGAGTTGGTGTCGATGGAGGATGAGGACGCCAGGGTCCCAGCCCTGGAACCATTCAGGGTGGAGCAG GCACCACCTGTAATCTACTATGTCCCTGACTTCATCTCCAAGGAAGAGGAAGAGTATTTGCTTCGACAG GTCTTCAATGCCCCAAAGCCAAAGTGGACCCAGCTCTCTGGGAGGAAGTTACAGAACTGGG GACCCCATTGCCCTCTCCCAGGTGGGCTCCCCCATCCCCGGGGGATGGTTCCTGAGCGGCTGCCTCTGTGGCTCCAGCGCTACGTGGACAAAGTATCTGACCTCAGCCTTTTTGGGGGTCTCCCAGCCAACCACGTCCTTGTGAACCAGTATCTGCCTGGGGAGGGCATCATG CCCCACGAGGACGGGCCACTCTACTACCCGACCGTCAGCACCATCAGCCTGGGCTCCCACACCATGCTGGACCTCTACGAGCCGCGGCAGCCAAAGGATGATGACCTTGCAGAGCAG CCCCTCTCCCCGCCTCGGCCAGCCACCTCGCTGCTGCTGGAACCGCGCAGCCTGCTGGTGCTCCGTGGCACCGCCTATACGCGCCTCCTCCACGGTATCGCAGCTGCCCGCGTAGACGCGCTGGACGCCGCCTCCCTGCCGCCCAACGCTGCCGCCTGCCCGTCAGCGCAGCCCGGAGCCAGCCTGGTCCGCGGCACGCGCGTCTCGCTGACCATCCGCCGCGTGCCCCGCGTGCTGCGCACCGGCCTCCTACTGAGCAAGTGA
- the ALKBH6 gene encoding alpha-ketoglutarate-dependent dioxygenase alkB homolog 6 isoform X2, which produces MMRIRVLETKTGCMELVSMEDEDARVPALEPFRVEQAPPVIYYVPDFISKEEEEYLLRQVFNAPKPKWTQLSGRKLQNWGGLPHPRGMVPERLPLWLQRYVDKVSDLSLFGGLPANHVLVNQYLPGEGIMPHEDGPLYYPTVSTISLGSHTMLDLYEPRQPKDDDLAEQPLSPPRPATSLLLEPRSLLVLRGTAYTRLLHGIAAARVDALDAASLPPNAAACPSAQPGASLVRGTRVSLTIRRVPRVLRTGLLLSK; this is translated from the exons ATGATGAGAATTCGGGTTTTAGAAACCAA gacTGGGTGCATGGAGTTGGTGTCGATGGAGGATGAGGACGCCAGGGTCCCAGCCCTGGAACCATTCAGGGTGGAGCAG GCACCACCTGTAATCTACTATGTCCCTGACTTCATCTCCAAGGAAGAGGAAGAGTATTTGCTTCGACAG GTCTTCAATGCCCCAAAGCCAAAGTGGACCCAGCTCTCTGGGAGGAAGTTACAGAACTGGG GTGGGCTCCCCCATCCCCGGGGGATGGTTCCTGAGCGGCTGCCTCTGTGGCTCCAGCGCTACGTGGACAAAGTATCTGACCTCAGCCTTTTTGGGGGTCTCCCAGCCAACCACGTCCTTGTGAACCAGTATCTGCCTGGGGAGGGCATCATG CCCCACGAGGACGGGCCACTCTACTACCCGACCGTCAGCACCATCAGCCTGGGCTCCCACACCATGCTGGACCTCTACGAGCCGCGGCAGCCAAAGGATGATGACCTTGCAGAGCAG CCCCTCTCCCCGCCTCGGCCAGCCACCTCGCTGCTGCTGGAACCGCGCAGCCTGCTGGTGCTCCGTGGCACCGCCTATACGCGCCTCCTCCACGGTATCGCAGCTGCCCGCGTAGACGCGCTGGACGCCGCCTCCCTGCCGCCCAACGCTGCCGCCTGCCCGTCAGCGCAGCCCGGAGCCAGCCTGGTCCGCGGCACGCGCGTCTCGCTGACCATCCGCCGCGTGCCCCGCGTGCTGCGCACCGGCCTCCTACTGAGCAAGTGA
- the ALKBH6 gene encoding alpha-ketoglutarate-dependent dioxygenase alkB homolog 6 isoform X4: MELVSMEDEDARVPALEPFRVEQAPPVIYYVPDFISKEEEEYLLRQVFNAPKPKWTQLSGRKLQNWGGLPHPRGMVPERLPLWLQRYVDKVSDLSLFGGLPANHVLVNQYLPGEGIMPHEDGPLYYPTVSTISLGSHTMLDLYEPRQPKDDDLAEQPLSPPRPATSLLLEPRSLLVLRGTAYTRLLHGIAAARVDALDAASLPPNAAACPSAQPGASLVRGTRVSLTIRRVPRVLRTGLLLSK; encoded by the exons ATGGAGTTGGTGTCGATGGAGGATGAGGACGCCAGGGTCCCAGCCCTGGAACCATTCAGGGTGGAGCAG GCACCACCTGTAATCTACTATGTCCCTGACTTCATCTCCAAGGAAGAGGAAGAGTATTTGCTTCGACAG GTCTTCAATGCCCCAAAGCCAAAGTGGACCCAGCTCTCTGGGAGGAAGTTACAGAACTGGG GTGGGCTCCCCCATCCCCGGGGGATGGTTCCTGAGCGGCTGCCTCTGTGGCTCCAGCGCTACGTGGACAAAGTATCTGACCTCAGCCTTTTTGGGGGTCTCCCAGCCAACCACGTCCTTGTGAACCAGTATCTGCCTGGGGAGGGCATCATG CCCCACGAGGACGGGCCACTCTACTACCCGACCGTCAGCACCATCAGCCTGGGCTCCCACACCATGCTGGACCTCTACGAGCCGCGGCAGCCAAAGGATGATGACCTTGCAGAGCAG CCCCTCTCCCCGCCTCGGCCAGCCACCTCGCTGCTGCTGGAACCGCGCAGCCTGCTGGTGCTCCGTGGCACCGCCTATACGCGCCTCCTCCACGGTATCGCAGCTGCCCGCGTAGACGCGCTGGACGCCGCCTCCCTGCCGCCCAACGCTGCCGCCTGCCCGTCAGCGCAGCCCGGAGCCAGCCTGGTCCGCGGCACGCGCGTCTCGCTGACCATCCGCCGCGTGCCCCGCGTGCTGCGCACCGGCCTCCTACTGAGCAAGTGA
- the ALKBH6 gene encoding alpha-ketoglutarate-dependent dioxygenase alkB homolog 6 isoform X5 — MELVSMEDEDARVPALEPFRVEQAPPVIYYVPDFISKEEEEYLLRQVFNAPKPKWTQLSGRKLQNWGGLPHPRGMVPERLPLWLQRYVDKVSDLSLFGGLPANHVLVNQYLPGEGIMHHQPGLPHHAGPLRAAAAKG, encoded by the exons ATGGAGTTGGTGTCGATGGAGGATGAGGACGCCAGGGTCCCAGCCCTGGAACCATTCAGGGTGGAGCAG GCACCACCTGTAATCTACTATGTCCCTGACTTCATCTCCAAGGAAGAGGAAGAGTATTTGCTTCGACAG GTCTTCAATGCCCCAAAGCCAAAGTGGACCCAGCTCTCTGGGAGGAAGTTACAGAACTGGG GTGGGCTCCCCCATCCCCGGGGGATGGTTCCTGAGCGGCTGCCTCTGTGGCTCCAGCGCTACGTGGACAAAGTATCTGACCTCAGCCTTTTTGGGGGTCTCCCAGCCAACCACGTCCTTGTGAACCAGTATCTGCCTGGGGAGGGCATCATG CACCATCAGCCTGGGCTCCCACACCATGCTGGACCTCTACGAGCCGCGGCAGCCAAAGGATGA